A region of Sugiyamaella lignohabitans strain CBS 10342 chromosome A, complete sequence DNA encodes the following proteins:
- the RAX2 gene encoding Rax2p (N-glycosylated protein; involved in the maintenance of bud site selection during bipolar budding; localization requires Rax1p; RAX2 mRNA stability is regulated by Mpt5p; GO_component: GO:0005935 - cellular bud neck [Evidence IEA]; GO_component: GO:0005935 - cellular bud neck [Evidence IDA] [PMID 11110666]; GO_component: GO:0005935 - cellular bud neck [Evidence IDA] [PMID 15356260]; GO_component: GO:0005621 - cellular bud scar [Evidence IDA] [PMID 11110666]; GO_component: GO:0005934 - cellular bud tip [Evidence IEA]; GO_component: GO:0016021 - integral component of membrane [Evidence IEA]; GO_component: GO:0016020 - membrane [Evidence IEA]; GO_component: GO:0016020 - membrane [Evidence ISS] [PMID 11110666]; GO_component: GO:0005739 - mitochondrion [Evidence IDA] [PMID 14576278]; GO_component: GO:0005739 - mitochondrion [Evidence IDA] [PMID 16823961]; GO_component: GO:0005886 - plasma membrane [Evidence IEA,IEA]; GO_function: GO:0003674 - molecular_function [Evidence ND]; GO_process: GO:0007049 - cell cycle [Evidence IEA]; GO_process: GO:0051301 - cell division [Evidence IEA]; GO_process: GO:0000282 - cellular bud site selection [Evidence IGI,IMP] [PMID 11110666]), with the protein MFTYANNSFNEPLACQDVTMTGGSTLSNSNWQAFSGSGTTYYLESTINDASEVSDVFVAFVPNITYAANYTVHLFTPGCTNDGTCSTRSGVNVTVFPAQGADPVSTVLYETNQFDKYDTVYSGILDARHGFEPKVVVAPLVQSDGQAFPITFVVEKVQFVPNGNITDNNSTISNVPLELNGLFEYNHDNFTRYNSNSSFLPVGDSTFNNIGVSLSTNATVSSTLHLNSDNITIVAGNFSSKFGNNFIAVSHNTILNISGSGLNGPVSSVMNASEITNGGVLVTGNFSNTVDSTVSGLNYIAVYDSLKNKWQPLGSGVDGPVDSVAIFNVNGTTTYAFSGTFSHASNNSVDGFAIWVPSESEWIQQSSLNQSFIDGRLSTSASSIESTDFYFGALRILGERAPSAVYLNSDLSVSPMPFTLLQNFSANSSAHGFNSTSLTRRATIQTTNGNVINTGAFANDSFSILGGHFAATSNQGGGDIIQHVLMLNGDQVSGLPNTKDNFIDSDSEVFALLIADDVLYIGGSISGSMGGGTVGGLVFYDLKNNTYASPQPPPLTGDQAIVTSLNIRPNSEQLVVMGSFTQAGSLQCEAFCIYDLAATRWTNPPSGLTGIISSSVFIGNDLIFFAGAFQLNNTDVYFSQYDFSTSTFSVNTPLQRGVPGPVNSFVLNGVGAESIFASGVNNDTGKTYLSHWNNNNWTSLDSVFGDGSTITQLSLTQLNNNHKANDILPDNELLIVTGNLVLPNFGNVSTAMFDGNSWQPLIITSNQQSSGTVNAFFSQSSQSFSTLLGKHFMKRGFVVLVSLAIAVGLTILVVLLGLLFAYVRRRKQGYQPANARVSELDMTETVPPETLLKEIDNLGGHTRY; encoded by the coding sequence ATGTTCACTTATGCGAACAACTCGTTTAATGAACCACTTGCGTGTCAGGACGTCACCATGACAGGGGGATCCACTCTTTCTAATAGCAACTGGCAAGCTTTCAGCGGATCAGGCACAACCTACTATCTTGAAAGCACTATTAATGATGCATCGGAAGTGAGTGATGTATTTGTTGCTTTTGTACCCAACATTACCTATGCTGCGAATTATACTGTACACCTTTTTACTCCTGGCTGTACAAACGATGGGACCTGTTCCACAAGATCGGGAGTGAACGTGACAGTTTTCCCCGCCCAGGGTGCTGATCCTGTTTCTACAGTCCTTTATGAAACCAATCAGTTTGATAAGTATGACACGGTGTATAGTGGAATTTTGGATGCACGGCACGGATTCGAACCCAAGGTAGTGGTAGCCCCCCTCGTACAATCTGATGGACAGGCGTTCCCTATCACATTTGTTGTAGAAAAGGTTCAATTTGTCCCCAATGGGAATATCACGGATAACAATTCCACAATCAGCAATGTACCATTAGAACTGAATGGTCTTTTCGAATATAACCATGATAATTTCACACGATATAATTCAAATTCGTCATTTCTTCCTGTGGGTGATAGCACTTTCAACAATATCGGAGTTAGTCTCTCAACAAATGCAACTGTATCGTCAACTCTCCATTTAAATAGTGATAACATAACAATTGTGGCCGGTAACTTTTCCAGCAAATTCGGTAATAATTTTATTGCTGTTTCTCACAATACCATTTTGAATATCTCTGGCTCCGGATTAAATGGTCCTGTAAGCTCAGTAATGAATGCGTCTGAGATAACCAATGGTGGCGTCCTTGTTACAGGAAACTTCAGTAATACGGTGGATTCGACTGTCTCAGGTTTAAACTATATTGCTGTTTATGACTCCTTGAAGAACAAATGGCAGCCTCTGGGTAGCGGTGTAGATGGCCCGGTTGATAGCGTGGCAATATTTAATGTGAATGGAACTACAACCTATGCCTTCTCGGGCACGTTTTCACATGCTTCAAATAACTCTGTTGATGGCTTCGCGATTTGGGTACCTAGTGAGTCTGAATGGATTCAGCAGTCTTCATTAAACCAGAGTTTTATTGATGGTAGACTTTCGACCAGCGCGAGCTCCATTGAAAGTACGGACTTTTACTTTGGTGCACTACGAATCCTGGGCGAAAGAGCTCCCTCCGCTGTGTATTTGAACTCTGATCTCAGTGTTTCGCCAATGCCTTTCACATTATTGCAAAATTTTAGTGCAAATTCCAGTGCTCATGGCTTTAATTCTACTTCCTTGACAAGACGGGCAACGATACAGACTACCAATGGAAACGTTATCAACACAGGAGCTTTTGCCAACGATTCGTTTTCCATATTAGGAGGACATTTTGCTGCGACTTCGAACCagggtggtggtgacaTTATTCAGCACGTCCTGATGCTCAATGGTGACCAAGTCTCCGGCCTTCCAAACACGAAGGATAATTTTATTGATAGCGATAGTGAAGTATTCGCACTACTAATTGCAGATGATGTTCTGTACATTGGTGGTAGTATATCAGGTTCAATGGGGGGTGGTACAGTGGGGGGACTGGTTTTCTATGATCTTAAGAACAATACTTACGCTAGTCCTCAACCCCCACCTTTGACTGGAGATCAGGCTATTGTTACCAGCCTGAATATCAGACCGAATTCGGAGCAGCTTGTTGTCATGGGTTCTTTCACTCAAGCCGGTAGTCTACAATGTGAAGCTTTCTGTATTTACGACCTAGCAGCAACCAGATGGACCAATCCACCTTCTGGTCTTACTGGAATTATTTCAAGCTCAGTATTCATTGGAAAtgatcttattttttttgctggtgCCTTTCAATTAAACAATACGGATGTTTATTTCAGCCAGTATGATTTCTCAACGAGTACATTTAGTGTCAATACTCCCTTGCAAAGAGGAGTTCCAGGCCCTGTAAACAGTTTTGTATTGAATGGAGTAGGAGCGGAGTCTATTTTTGCCAGTGGTGTTAATAATGACACGGGTAAAACCTATCTATCTCACtggaacaacaacaattggACTTCTTTAGACTCTGTCTTTGGAGATGGTAGTACAATTACCCAATTGAGTTTAACCCAATTGAATAATAATCATAAAGCAAATGATATTCTTCCCGATAACGAGCTTTTAATAGTTACAGGTAACTTGGTTCTTCCAAATTTTGGAAATGTCTCTACGGCCATGTTTGACGGTAACAGCTGGCAACCATTAATCATCACTTCCAATCAACAGTCGAGTGGTACTGTCAACGCATTCTTTTCACAATCTTCTCAGTCCTTTAGTACACTACTCGGCAAACATTTTATGAAGCGAGGGTTTGTGGTATTAGTTTCCCTGGCGATTGCTGTTGGGCTCACAATCTTAGTCGTCCTTCTTGGTCTCCTCTTTGCATACGTTCGTAGAAGAAAGCAAGGGTACCAGCCAGCTAATGCAAGGGTATCGGAATTAGATATGACAGAGACGGTTCCTCCAGAAACGCTTCTTAAGGAAATTGACAACTTAGGAGGTCATACACGATACTAG
- a CDS encoding cysteine--tRNA ligase (Cysteinyl-tRNA synthetase; may interact with ribosomes, based on co-purification experiments; GO_component: GO:0005737 - cytoplasm [Evidence IDA] [PMID 14562095]; GO_component: GO:0005829 - cytosol [Evidence IBA]; GO_component: GO:0005840 - ribosome [Evidence IDA] [PMID 16702403]; GO_function: GO:0005524 - ATP binding [Evidence IEA,IEA]; GO_function: GO:0004812 - aminoacyl-tRNA ligase activity [Evidence IEA,IEA]; GO_function: GO:0004817 - cysteine-tRNA ligase activity [Evidence IEA,IEA]; GO_function: GO:0004817 - cysteine-tRNA ligase activity [Evidence IDA] [PMID 9523015]; GO_function: GO:0016874 - ligase activity [Evidence IEA]; GO_function: GO:0046872 - metal ion binding [Evidence IEA]; GO_function: GO:0000166 - nucleotide binding [Evidence IEA,IEA]; GO_process: GO:0006423 - cysteinyl-tRNA aminoacylation [Evidence IEA]; GO_process: GO:0006423 - cysteinyl-tRNA aminoacylation [Evidence IDA] [PMID 9523015]; GO_process: GO:0006418 - tRNA aminoacylation for protein translation [Evidence IEA]; GO_process: GO:0006412 - translation [Evidence IEA]): MEDRTKQPAWFVPSTSGPSAPKLKLYNSLTRSKTEFTPMVSNKISWYSCGPTVYDASHMGHARNYVTIDINRRILSDYFGYHIFFVQNVTDIDDKIIVRARQSYLFDEYAKNVGSSVTDDVVAKVTKSAVNYAEKNLPLFDASLASHFASPDTISKYKSAINIPEETAKNPKFPMHLTAVETAHNAIVNRGSLSADKFLEDSKSVLVITLDQDEGASVTDPAVFRELAAFWENEFDKDMASLNVLPPSVTTRVSEYVPEIVDFIQKIIQNKFAYSTADGSVYFDTIGFEAGGHDYAKLQPWNKGHQDLIDEGEGSLSTKLEGKKSKNDFALWKASKPGEPSWESPWGFGRPGWHIECSVMASAILGPQIDVHSGGIDLAFPHHDNELAQAEACHGNQQWVNYFLHTGHLHIEGQKMSKSLKNFITIREALERYTPRQLRLSFAMQQWNNQFDFKSSLFEVKAFESTLTNFFNNVRALARDIQHARAPKKADVAEISLYESLSQAQTSVHEAFCDNLSTPIALQALNELVQKANAYINGQKPGELRIEVLIEVATWITKILEILGFNVSTDRLGWGSSRPSNESGQTIEDIALPYVQILAKFRDFVRAKAIARVPHGEFLATTDSLRDKELLDLGVLLDDRADGQHALIKFLDEAEKDELLRQREDKIRKDQEKQAKKLEQARLEAERLAERLEKAKISPQEMFKSLPEYTNFDDSGLPTADKEGNPLTKSLLKKLQKQQAAQKKLHDEYITSLQKK; encoded by the coding sequence ATGGAGGACCGAACTAAACAGCCAGCATGGTTTGTTCCCAGCACTTCTGGACCATCGGCTCCAAAATTGAAGTTATATAACTCTCTGACTCGCTCAAAGACTGAATTTACTCCTATGGTATCCAACAAGATCTCATGGTACTCTTGTGGCCCTACAGTTTATGATGCGAGTCATATGGGCCATGCTAGAAACTATGTCACTATTGACATCAACCGTAGAATCCTTAGCGATTACTTTGGATAtcacattttttttgtgcAAAATGTTACAGATATTGATGATAAGATAATTGTACGCGCTCGCCAAAGTTATCTATTCGATGAATATGCGAAAAATGTGGGTTCTAGCGTTACTGATGATGTTGTCGCTAAGGTCACCAAATCAGCTGTTAATTACGCAGAAAAGAACCTCCCTTTATTTGATGCCAGTTTAGCCTCTCATTTCGCCTCACCTGATACTATATCAAAGTATAAGTCAGCCATTAATATCCCAGAGGAGACTGCAAAAAATCCTAAATTTCCTATGCATTTAACTGCCGTTGAAACAGCTCATAATGCAATTGTAAATAGAGGCAGCTTGTCCGCCGATAAGTTTCTTGAAGACTCCAAGAGTGTTCTTGTTATCACATTAGACCAAGATGAGGGTGCATCTGTAACCGACCCAGCTGTGTTCCGTGAACTTGCTGCCTTCTGGGAAAATGAATTTGACAAGGACATGGCATCTCTCAATGTCCTTCCACCATCTGTGACGACTAGGGTCTCAGAATATGTTCCAGAGATTGTGGATTTTATCCAGAAAATCATACAAAATAAGTTCGCCTATTCAACCGCGGACGGTAGTGTGTACTTCGATACTATTGGGTTCGAAGCTGGTGGCCATGATTATGCCAAATTACAGCCTTGGAACAAGGGTCACCAGGATCTTATAGATGAAGGAGAGGGATCTTTGTCAACTAAATTGGAAGGtaagaaatcaaagaatGATTTTGCATTGTGGAAAGCTAGTAAACCTGGTGAACCATCTTGGGAGTCACCCTGGGGATTTGGCCGCCCTGGCTGGCATATTGAGTGTTCAGTGATGGCATCTGCCATTCTTGGGCCACAAATTGATGTTCACAGTGGTGGTATCGACCTGGCATTTCCACATCATGACAATGAGCTTGCTCAGGCCGAGGCTTGTCATGGAAATCAACAATGGGTAAACTATTTCTTGCACACTGGCCACTTGCATATTGAAGGCCAGAAGATGTCTAAAAGTTTAAAGAATTTTATTACTATCCGAGAAGCTCTGGAAAGATATACACCTAGGCAACTGCGACTGTCTTTCGCTATGCAGCAATGGAACAACCAGTTCGATTTCAAGAGTTCGTTATTCGAAGTCAAGGCTTTTGAAAGCACTTTGACAAACTTCTTCAATAACGTACGTGCCTTGGCTAGAGATATCCAGCATGCAAGAGCTCCCAAGAAGGCTGATGTAGCGGAAATTTCTTTATACGAATCTCTCTCTCAAGCACAGACTTCTGTGCATGAAGCCTTCTGTGACAACCTTTCAACTCCAATTGCCCTTCAAGCTTTAAATGAGCTTGTTCAAAAAGCAAATGCATATATCAATGGTCAGAAGCCAGGCGAGCTTCGTATTGAAGTCTTGATCGAAGTGGCAACATGGATTACCAAGATCTTGGAGATTCTTGGGTTCAACGTAAGCACCGATAGGCTTGGATGGGGAAGTTCTAGACCCAGTAACGAGTCAGGTCAGACCATTGAGGATATTGCTCTTCCTTATGTTCAAATACTGGCGAAATTTAGAGACTTTGTTCGCGCCAAAGCTATAGCCAGAGTTCCACATGGTGAGTTCCTTGCAACTACAGACTCATTAAGAGATAAGGAGCTCCTCGATCTTGGTGTGTTACTGGATGATAGAGCTGATGGTCAACACGCTCTTATAAAGTTCCTTGATGAAGCCGAAAAAGATGAATTACTTCGTCAGCGAGAGGACAAGATTCGTAAAGACCAAGAGAAGCAAGCAAAAAAGCTTGAGCAGGCACGTCTTGAAGCTGAGAGATTGGCCGAAAGATTAGAAAAAGCGAAAATCTCTCCCCAGGAAATGTTCAAATCTTTACCTGAGTACACCAACTTTGATGACAGTGGCCTACCCACGGCGGATAAAGAGGGCAACCCGCTAACAAAAAGTCTGCTCAAGAAGCTCCAAAAGCAGCAAGCCGCTCAAAAGAAGCTTCATGACGAATATATAACTagtcttcaaaagaaataa
- the RAX2 gene encoding Rax2p (N-glycosylated protein; involved in the maintenance of bud site selection during bipolar budding; localization requires Rax1p; RAX2 mRNA stability is regulated by Mpt5p; GO_component: GO:0005935 - cellular bud neck [Evidence IEA]; GO_component: GO:0005935 - cellular bud neck [Evidence IDA] [PMID 11110666]; GO_component: GO:0005935 - cellular bud neck [Evidence IDA] [PMID 15356260]; GO_component: GO:0005621 - cellular bud scar [Evidence IDA] [PMID 11110666]; GO_component: GO:0005934 - cellular bud tip [Evidence IEA]; GO_component: GO:0016021 - integral component of membrane [Evidence IEA]; GO_component: GO:0016020 - membrane [Evidence IEA]; GO_component: GO:0016020 - membrane [Evidence ISS] [PMID 11110666]; GO_component: GO:0005739 - mitochondrion [Evidence IDA] [PMID 14576278]; GO_component: GO:0005739 - mitochondrion [Evidence IDA] [PMID 16823961]; GO_component: GO:0005886 - plasma membrane [Evidence IEA,IEA]; GO_function: GO:0003674 - molecular_function [Evidence ND]; GO_process: GO:0007049 - cell cycle [Evidence IEA]; GO_process: GO:0051301 - cell division [Evidence IEA]; GO_process: GO:0000282 - cellular bud site selection [Evidence IGI,IMP] [PMID 11110666]) — MRKRIPCPKMGISISAKSLLASILSLASIVPIAAQSSSSLSTASSSSAAASSSSSATGAQPTLEAQTVSLPSLNLGDLGNIGLVGSFDGVSQYSYVGQQESAQLPQNPYFDSIIAQLDSEQFLIQAHSNGIVNSACLLRDSIYFSGNFTNITQIQGQKSTSQAYPLGFAYINTTTGEVTHVTSTNAPEGAINTLYCDQNSNTVVAGGSFTFNKTTGVAIFDVTDSQWKSPLFGGFGNESSIDSISLLSNNNMLFGGSFTSLNASDVFSTKINTTTSQEQQVSFKLAQIDAEGTAPNSDATSILCPSDSSSWALTDGRQGTWQASLPYSFSPTRLRLYNLNDPTNGVKTWRFLAFPINGIMNLTYVDPTSGEKLICDAWCPLPQHGTVDYLDFEFINVIEMDGFQLFLLDNYGSYAGLSGVELFQDGKYDLMV; from the coding sequence ATGAGAAAACGTATACCATGCCCAAAAATGGGTATCTCGATATCCGCTAAGTCCTTGCTGGCATCTATCTTATCATTAGCATCAATTGTTCCGATTGCAGCTCAGTCAAGCTCATCATTGTCGACAgcttcatcgtcgtcggCCGCGGcatcatcctcgtcatcagcGACAGGAGCTCAACCGACTTTAGAGGCCCAGACAGTTAGTTTACCGTCTTTAAACTTAGGAGATCTAGGTAACATTGGTCTCGTGGGATCTTTTGATGGTGTTTCTCAGTACTCATATGTCGGCCAGCAGGAGAGTGCACAACTTCCCCAAAATCCATATTTTGACAGCATAATTGCCCAATTAGACAGCGAGCAGTTTCTAATCCAAGCTCATTCGAATGGCATTGTTAACTCTGCCTGCTTGTTAAGGGACTCCATCTATTTCTCAGGAAATTTCACCAACATAACCCAAATTCAGGGTCAAAAATCCACATCACAAGCATATCCTCTCGGATTCgcatatataaataccacTACTGGAGAGGTCACGCATGTAACTTCCACAAATGCCCCAGAAGGTGCGATTAATACGCTTTATTGCGACCAAAATTCCAATACAGTAGTCGCGGGAGGGTCATTTACTTTCAACAAGACGACTGGTGTTGCAATTTTTGATGTCACAGACTCACAATGGAAATCTCCGCTATTTGGTGGGTTTGGTAATGAATCATCAATAGATTCAATTTCTTTACtatccaacaacaacatgcTTTTCGGTGGCTCTTTCACATCTCTTAATGCATCTGACGTCTTCTCGACCAAAATCAATACAACTACCTCCCAAGAACAACAGGTTAGTTTCAAACTTGCTCAGATCGATGCCGAAGGTACCGCTCCTAATTCTGATGCCACATCAATTCTTTGCCCATCTGACTCTTCCTCTTGGGCACTCACCGATGGTCGTCAAGGCACTTGGCAAGCGAGTCTACCGTATAGCTTCTCACCGACTCGCCTGCGTTTATACAACCTAAACGACCCAACAAATGGTGTTAAAACATGGAGATTCCTTGCTTTTCCGATAAATGGCATTATGAATTTAACATATGTTGATCCGACTTCCGGCGAAAAATTGATTTGCGATGCGTGGTGCCCCCTGCCTCAACATGGTACGGTCGACTACCTTGATTTTGAGTTTATAAATGTCATTGAAATGGATGGATTCCAATTATTCCTACTTGATAACTACGGCTCTTATGCTGGACTGTCTGGCGTTGAGTTGTTTCAAGATGGTAAGTATGACTTGATGGTCTAG